The bacterium genome includes a window with the following:
- the dtd gene encoding D-aminoacyl-tRNA deacylase, which yields MLVVVQRVSEAKVSVEGRAAAAVGPGLLILLGVAAGDGERDAAYLAAKIAHLRLFADDESRMNRSLLDVGGEALVVSQFTLHGDCRKGRRPDFTRAAPPAEAERLYDRFIEELSALGVPTRAGEFGAMMAVSLTNDGPVTLIVRSPSEAG from the coding sequence ATGCTAGTCGTAGTGCAACGCGTGAGCGAGGCAAAGGTTTCGGTGGAGGGGCGCGCCGCCGCGGCCGTCGGCCCGGGCTTGCTGATACTCCTGGGCGTCGCCGCCGGCGACGGCGAGCGAGACGCGGCCTACCTCGCCGCCAAAATAGCCCACCTGCGCTTGTTCGCCGACGACGAAAGCCGGATGAACCGCTCGCTGCTGGACGTGGGGGGCGAAGCGCTCGTGGTCTCGCAATTCACGCTCCACGGCGATTGCCGCAAGGGCCGGCGGCCGGATTTCACGCGCGCCGCGCCCCCCGCCGAAGCCGAGCGCCTTTACGATAGGTTCATCGAGGAGCTGTCCGCCCTCGGCGTGCCGACCCGGGCCGGCGAGTTCGGCGCGATGATGGCCGTATCGCTCACCAACGACGGGCCGGTAACGCTGATAGTACGTTCCCCCTCCGAGGCCGGATAA
- the rplU gene encoding 50S ribosomal protein L21 translates to MFAIVRFKGRQYRLREGDVVALDKIDADVGSRLELDEVLVAADAKGVDVGTPVLEGARVTAEVVGHERSSKVEVFKFRRRKDYKKLRGHRQPYTVVKVLSVTKS, encoded by the coding sequence ATGTTTGCCATAGTGCGTTTTAAAGGCCGCCAATACCGTTTACGCGAAGGCGACGTCGTAGCGTTGGATAAAATCGACGCCGACGTCGGCTCGAGGCTCGAGCTCGACGAAGTGTTGGTGGCGGCCGACGCGAAAGGCGTCGACGTCGGCACGCCCGTACTCGAGGGCGCGCGCGTTACCGCCGAAGTCGTCGGCCACGAGCGCAGCTCGAAAGTGGAAGTTTTTAAGTTTCGACGCCGTAAAGATTATAAAAAGTTACGCGGCCACCGGCAGCCCTATACGGTAGTAAAGGTTTTATCGGTTACCAAATCTTAA
- the rpmA gene encoding 50S ribosomal protein L27 has product MAHKKSGGSSRNGRDSPGQRLGLKAFGGEFVTAGSVIIRQRGTRFYPGDNVGVGKDYTLFATADGRVKYVTRKKRREVHVVIPV; this is encoded by the coding sequence ATGGCCCACAAGAAATCCGGCGGCTCATCCCGAAACGGGCGCGATAGCCCCGGCCAGCGCCTCGGCTTGAAGGCGTTCGGCGGCGAGTTCGTTACCGCCGGCTCCGTAATAATCCGCCAACGCGGTACTCGTTTTTACCCGGGCGATAACGTGGGCGTCGGTAAAGACTATACGCTGTTCGCGACGGCCGACGGCCGGGTAAAATACGTCACCCGGAAAAAACGGCGCGAGGTCCACGTCGTAATCCCGGTTTAA